In one Motacilla alba alba isolate MOTALB_02 chromosome 7, Motacilla_alba_V1.0_pri, whole genome shotgun sequence genomic region, the following are encoded:
- the LOC119703120 gene encoding angio-associated migratory cell protein isoform X1, with translation MPGAAVSPLGDCRRAEPQGLRAGNYISQSAPRRAGPAALPAERAGCARGLGPRLAAAGAARPGRGGAGRAAEAAAAAAGWVGMEPAEGPGALDLHGDEEIIEVVELGPPGPDDLAEEMEDVDFEDEGAEEPDAEAWDSEDDEGVEDGMEAQDDSEVTFSLHSDSVFCVSLDPKTNTLAVTGGEDDKAFVWRVSDGELLFECSGHKDSVTCAGFSHDSVFVATGDMSGLIKVWRVDAKEEVWSFEVGDLEWMEWHPQAHVLLAGTADGNTWMWKIPSGDCKTFQGPACPATCGRILPDGKRAVVGYEDGTMRIWDLKQGTSLHVLKGQDGHQDPLTCVASNQDGSLIMTGSVDCHAKLINSATGKVVCVFKMESVTPKAPISEGEEAESNSVESLGFCNVMPLAAVGYLDGTLAIYDLSTQSLRHKCQHESGIVQLLWEESSAVVYTCSLDGAVRLWDARSGKMISEYRGHSAEILDFAVNKDASIVVTTSGDHQAKVFCVQRPDR, from the exons ATGCCGGGAGCTGCGGTCTCGCCGCTCGGGGACTGTCGGCGGGCGGAGCCGCAGGGTCTGCGCGCAGGGAACTACATCTCCCAGAGTGCGCCGCGCAGGGCGGGGccggccgcgctgccggcgGAAAGGGCGGGATGCGCGCGCGGGCTCGGGCCGCGGTTGGCTGCGGCGGGCGCGGCtcggccggggcggggcggggcggggcgcgcggcggaagcggcggcggcggcggcggggtgGGTCGGCATGGAGCCCGCGGAGGGCCCGGGGGCGCTGGACCTGCACGGCGACGAGGAGATCATCGAGGTGGTGGAGCTGGGCCCGCCCGGGCCGG ATGACCTGGCCGAGGAGATGGAGGATGTGGACTTTGAGGACGAGGGGGCAGAAGAGCCCGATGCCGAGGCTTGGGATTCGGAGGATGACGAGGGGGTGGAGGACGGCATGGAGGCACAGGACGACAGCGAGGTCACGTTCTCGCTCCACTCGG ATTCTGTCTTCTGCGTGAGCCTTGATCCCAAGACCAACACGCTGGCAGTGACGGGCGGAGAGGATGACAAGGCCTTTGTGTGGCGTGTGAGTGATGGGGAGCTCCTCTTTGAGTGCTCAG GACACAAGGACTCTGTCACCTGTGCTGGCTTCAGTCACGACTCTGTGTTCGTGGCCACAGGTGACATGTCTGGGCTTATCAAAGTGTGGCGGGTGGATGCCAAGGAGGAAGTGTGGTCCTTTGAGGTGGGGGACTTGGAG TGGATGGAGTGGCACCCTCAAGCCCATGTTCTTCTGGCTGGTACCGCTGATGGCAACACCTGGATGTGGAAGATCCCCAGTGGGGACTGCAAGACCTTTCAGGGTCCGGCATGCCCAGCCACGTgtggcaggatcctgcctgaTG GGAAGCGAGCAGTGGTGGGGTATGAGGACGGGACCATGCGCATCTGGGACCTAAAGCAGGGAACTTCGCTGCACGTCCTGAAAG GCCAGGATGGCCATCAGGACCCCTTGACATGTGTGGCCAGCAACCAGGATGGCAGTTTGATCATGACGGGCTCTGTGGACTGTCACGCCAAGCTGATCAACTCTGCCACAGGCAAG GTGGTGTGCGTGTTCAAGATGGAGAGCGTGACCCCCAAGGCACCCATCAGTGAGGGCGAGGAGGCAGAGTCCAACTCAGTGGAGTCGCTGGGCTTCTGTAATGT GATGCCACTGGCTGCTGTGGGCTATCTTGACGGCACACTGGCTATTTATGACCTCTCCACACAGAGCCTGAGGCATAAGTGCCAACATGAG TCAGGGATcgtgcagctgctgtgggaggagaGCTCGGCCGTGGTGTACACCTGCAGCCTGGACGGGGCTGTGCGGCTCTGGGACGCCCGCTCGGGGAAGATGATCAGCGAGTACCGAGGGCACTCTGCTGAAATCCTCGACTTCGCCGTCAACAA GGACGCCTCCATTGTGGTGACCACCTCTGGCGACCACCAAGCCAAAGTGTTCTGCGTGCAGCGGCCCGATCGCTAG
- the LOC119703120 gene encoding angio-associated migratory cell protein isoform X2 gives MPGAAVSPLGDCRRAEPQGLRAGNYISQSAPRRAGPAALPAERAGCARGLGPRLAAAGAARPGRGGAGRAAEAAAAAAGWVGMEPAEGPGALDLHGDEEIIEVVELGPPGPDDLAEEMEDVDFEDEGAEEPDAEAWDSEDDEGVEDGMEAQDDSEVTFSLHSDSVFCVSLDPKTNTLAVTGGEDDKAFVWRVSDGELLFECSGHKDSVTCAGFSHDSVFVATGDMSGLIKVWRVDAKEEVWSFEVGDLEWMEWHPQAHVLLAGTADGNTWMWKIPSGDCKTFQGPACPATCGRILPDGKRAVVGYEDGTMRIWDLKQGTSLHVLKGQDGHQDPLTCVASNQDGSLIMTGSVDCHAKLINSATGKVRLCGLGRGRSAGDPPSPLSWAGDRGRSAGDPPSPLSWAGDRGRSAGDPSHAGPPCGHRQPAGGALALRVERGLGGPARLLEGSSLLFAPRS, from the exons ATGCCGGGAGCTGCGGTCTCGCCGCTCGGGGACTGTCGGCGGGCGGAGCCGCAGGGTCTGCGCGCAGGGAACTACATCTCCCAGAGTGCGCCGCGCAGGGCGGGGccggccgcgctgccggcgGAAAGGGCGGGATGCGCGCGCGGGCTCGGGCCGCGGTTGGCTGCGGCGGGCGCGGCtcggccggggcggggcggggcggggcgcgcggcggaagcggcggcggcggcggcggggtgGGTCGGCATGGAGCCCGCGGAGGGCCCGGGGGCGCTGGACCTGCACGGCGACGAGGAGATCATCGAGGTGGTGGAGCTGGGCCCGCCCGGGCCGG ATGACCTGGCCGAGGAGATGGAGGATGTGGACTTTGAGGACGAGGGGGCAGAAGAGCCCGATGCCGAGGCTTGGGATTCGGAGGATGACGAGGGGGTGGAGGACGGCATGGAGGCACAGGACGACAGCGAGGTCACGTTCTCGCTCCACTCGG ATTCTGTCTTCTGCGTGAGCCTTGATCCCAAGACCAACACGCTGGCAGTGACGGGCGGAGAGGATGACAAGGCCTTTGTGTGGCGTGTGAGTGATGGGGAGCTCCTCTTTGAGTGCTCAG GACACAAGGACTCTGTCACCTGTGCTGGCTTCAGTCACGACTCTGTGTTCGTGGCCACAGGTGACATGTCTGGGCTTATCAAAGTGTGGCGGGTGGATGCCAAGGAGGAAGTGTGGTCCTTTGAGGTGGGGGACTTGGAG TGGATGGAGTGGCACCCTCAAGCCCATGTTCTTCTGGCTGGTACCGCTGATGGCAACACCTGGATGTGGAAGATCCCCAGTGGGGACTGCAAGACCTTTCAGGGTCCGGCATGCCCAGCCACGTgtggcaggatcctgcctgaTG GGAAGCGAGCAGTGGTGGGGTATGAGGACGGGACCATGCGCATCTGGGACCTAAAGCAGGGAACTTCGCTGCACGTCCTGAAAG GCCAGGATGGCCATCAGGACCCCTTGACATGTGTGGCCAGCAACCAGGATGGCAGTTTGATCATGACGGGCTCTGTGGACTGTCACGCCAAGCTGATCAACTCTGCCACAGGCAAGGTGCGTCTGTGCGGGttgggcagag GCAGGAGCGCTGGGGACCCCCCAAGTCCCCTGTCCTGGGCCGGGGACAGAGGCAGGAGCGCTGGGGACCCCCCAAGTCCCCTGTCCTGGGCCGGGGACAGAGGCAGGAGCGCTGGGGACCCCTCTCATGCAGGGCCGCCGTGTGGCCATCGGCAGCCGGCAGGCGGCGCCCTGGCGCTGCGGGTGGAGCGCGGGCTGGGTGGTCCCGCCCGGCTCCTGGAAGGAAGTTCCCTCTTGTTtgctcccaggagctga
- the RUFY4 gene encoding RUN and FYVE domain-containing protein 4 isoform X2: MAGEGELNRVIKDLQKTVAELKCSYQEQNLPVTDGSRELHSLCAQLEFLLQFDLKEKRSFFGQRKDYWDFLCQGLARCRQEHEGIHFVTSLDKLKTPVGRGRAFLRYCLVHRQLAESLQLCLLDPESLCEWYYARSPFLSPKRRAEILGSLYELDCVTFHLALHRSDLDTAWPMFSEPLVRPSPVMRRSPAKTALQTDRISTVAHGCSHGIGHPTVALHEAPAHPCPPTSAAQQAGSVEMEDIEEDVEDGDVKKDMEEEDEEEVEKDDSKDTKEVKVEDVEVDVEENLEEKHEELEEDEKEMKDVDLEELEDAHGTGKAAQPNGAGKPGKFPLSTGTRRMLGSLSLVPRQPGGTEESLQALVLQLRAELGQREAAAQALAAQLARADLRHRRLEEGSAQRARLWAREAEALRETNAFLQRALEAAVAAGDPGALAWAQEEARSWREVAEERGTRLGRVLAEAAVLTSRLQECQEALVAAGRTDMLKDAGTSNEVAAVEEVLRQALELARGPQEPPPAPQAEGEPGTVARMAMRLASLAATAQEETWQSRQQLQAQRQEMARLQEELSRARQDGERWASALQRAQREALEREATRGAEQARQQELIRDMKERLLELLREKDALWQKTEGIDTPMPGPVPRDPGLCARCHKDFRLLSRRYNCRSRQWPASS, translated from the exons atggcaggggaaggggagctCAACCGTGTCATCAAGGACCTGCAGA AGACCGTGGCCGAGCTGAAATGCAGCTACCAGGAGCAGAACCTGCCGGTGACAGACGGGAGCCGggagctgcacagcctctgtgcccagctggagtTCCTCCTCCAG TTTGACCTCAAGGAGAAGAGGAGCTTCTTTGGGCAGCGCAAGGACTATTGGGACTTCTTGTGCCAAGGCCTAGCACGGTGCCGGCAGGAGCATGAAGGCATTCACTTCGTCACCTCCCTGGACAAG CTGAAGACCCCTGTGGGCAGGGGCCGAGCCTTTCTGCGATACTGCCTGGTGCACCGGCAGCTGGCAgagtccctgcagctctgcctcctcgACCCTGAGAGCCTCTG CGAGTGGTACTACGCCCGTAGCCCCTTCCTGAGCCCCAAACGGCGAGCAGAGATCCTGGGCAGCCTCTATGAGCTGGACTGTGTCACCTTCcacctggctctgcacaggagtgACCTGGACACCGCCTGGCCCATGTTCTCCGA GCCACTGGTACGGCCCAGCCCGGTGATGAGGCGCAGCCCAGCAAagacagccctgcagacagacAGGATCAGCACTGTGGCGCATGGATGTTCCCATGGCATTGGCCATCCCACTGTGGCACTCCATGAGGCaccagcccatccctgcccacccacttcagctgcccagcaggcagggagtgTGGAAATGGAAGATATAGAGGAAGATGTAGAGGATGGGGATGTGAAGAAGGACatggaagaggaggatgaagaggaagTGGAGAAGGATGACAGTAAGGATACAAAGGAGGTGAAGGTGGAGGACGTGGAAGTGGACGTGGAAGAGAATTTGGAAGAGAAGCATGAAGAGTTGGAGGAGGATGAGAAGGAGATGAAGGATGTGGATTTAGAGGAACTGGAGGATGCACATGGCACTGGCAAAGCAGCCCAGCCCAATGGTGCTGGAAAACCTGGCAAGTTCCCACTGTCCACTGGCACAAGGCGCATGCTGGGGTCCCTGTCACTGGTGCCCAGGCAGCCGGGTGGGACAGAGGAATCCCTGCAGGCACTGGTGTTGCAGCTGAGGGCCGAGCTGGGTCAGCGTGAGGCGGCGGCACAGGCGCTGGCGGCGCAGCTGGCGCGGGCGGACCTGCGGCACCGGCGGCTGGAGGAGGGCAGCGCCCAGCGGGCCCGGCTGTGGGCACGCGAGGCCGAGGCACTGCGGGAAACCAACGCCTTCCTGCAGCGGGCACTGGAGGCAGCGGTGGCAGCAGGGGACCCGGGGGCACTGGCATGGGCGCAGGAGGAGGCACGGAGCTGGCGAGAAGTGGCAGAGGAGCGGGGTACCCggctgggcagggtgctggcagAGGCGGCGGTGCTGACCTCGCGCCTGCAGGAATGCCAGGAAGCACTGGTGGCGGCAGGACGGACAGACATGCTGAAGGATGCTGGTACCTCAAATGAGGTGGCTGCCGTAGAGGAGGTGCTGCGGCAGGCACTGGAGCTCGCCCGTGGTCCCCAGGAGCCCCCACCAGCCCCCCAGGCAGAAGGGGAGCCCGGCACAGTCGCCCGCATGGCCATG CGcttggccagcctggctgccacagcacaggaggagaCCTGGCAGAGccggcagcagctccaggcccagcGACAGGAGATGGCAcggctgcaggaggagctcagcag GGCCCGGCAGGACGGTGAGCGCTGGGCATCGGCGCTGCAGCGGGCGCAGCGGGAGGCCCTGGAGCGGGAGGCCACGCGCGGCGCCGAGCAGGCACGGCAGCAGGAGCTCATCCGCGACATGAAGGAgcggctgctggagctgctgcg GGAGAAGGATGCCCTGTGGCAGAAGACAGAGGGCATTGACACCCCGATGCCCGGTCCGGTGCCCCGCGATCCAGGGTTGTGTGCCCGCTGCCACAAGGATTTCCGCCTCCTCTCCCGGCGGTACAACTGCAG GTCTCGGCAATGGCCCGCGTCCTCATGA
- the ARPC2 gene encoding actin-related protein 2/3 complex subunit 2 has translation MILLEVNNRIIEETLTLKFEGAAAGNKPEAVEVTFADFDGVLYHISNPNGDKTKVMVSISLKFYKELQEHGADEVLKKVYGSYLVNPESGYNVSLLYDLENLPADKDAIVHQAGMLKRNCFASVFEKYFKFQEEGKEGEKRAVIHYRDDETMYVEAKKDRVTVVFSTVFKDDDDVVIGKVFMQEFKEGRRASHTAPQVLFSHREPPLELKDTDAAVGDNIGYITFVLFPRHTNAAARDNTINLIHTFRDYLHYHIKCSKAYIHTRMRAKTSDFLKVLNRARPDAEKKEMKTITGKTFTTR, from the exons ATGATCCTGCTCGAGGTCAACAACCGCATCATCGAGGAGACCCTCACGCTCAAGTTCGAGGGCGCGGCCGCCGG aaATAAACCAGAGGCAGTAGAAGTAACATTTGCAG ACTTTGATGGAGTCCTTTACCATATTTCAAACCCCAATGGAGACAAGACAAAAGTGATGGTCAgtatttctctgaaattctaCAAGGAACTCCAGGAACACGGTGCTGATGAG gtATTGAAGAAAGTCTATGGAAGCTACTTGGTAAATCCTGAATCAG GTTACAATGTCTCTTTGCTCTACGACCTGGAGAACCTTCCTGCAGACAAGGATGCCATTGTGCACCAAGCCGGCATGTTGAAGCGCAACTGCTTTGCTTCAGTCTTTGAGAAGTATTTCAAATTCCAGGAAGAGggcaaagaaggagaaaaaagagcagtCATCCACTACAGGGATGATGAGACAAT GTATGTTGAGGCAAAGAAGGACCGTGTCACAGTTGTGTTCAGCACGGTATTTAAGGACGACGATGATGTGGTGATCGGAAAGGTGTTTATGCAG GAGTTCAAGGAGGGTCGCCGGGCCAgtcacacagccccacaggtgcTCTTCAGCCACAGGGAGCCACCCTTGGAGCTGAAAGACACGGACGCAGCTGTTGGTGATAATATTGGCTACATCACTTTTG TGTTGTTCCCCCGTCACACCAATGCTGCAGCCAGAGACAACACCATAAACCTGATCCACACATTCCGGGACTACCTGCACTATCACATCAAGTGCTCGAAG GCCTATATTCACACGCGTATGAGGGCGAAAACGTCAGATTTCCTCAAGGTGCTCAACCGTGCCCGTCCAGAcgcagagaagaaagaaatgaaaacaatcaC GGGGAAGACATTCACAACCCGTTAA
- the RUFY4 gene encoding RUN and FYVE domain-containing protein 4 isoform X1, whose product MAGEGELNRVIKDLQKTVAELKCSYQEQNLPVTDGSRELHSLCAQLEFLLQFDLKEKRSFFGQRKDYWDFLCQGLARCRQEHEGIHFVTSLDKLKTPVGRGRAFLRYCLVHRQLAESLQLCLLDPESLCEWYYARSPFLSPKRRAEILGSLYELDCVTFHLALHRSDLDTAWPMFSEPLVRPSPVMRRSPAKTALQTDRISTVAHGCSHGIGHPTVALHEAPAHPCPPTSAAQQAGSVEMEDIEEDVEDGDVKKDMEEEDEEEVEKDDSKDTKEVKVEDVEVDVEENLEEKHEELEEDEKEMKDVDLEELEDAHGTGKAAQPNGAGKPGKFPLSTGTRRMLGSLSLVPRQPGGTEESLQALVLQLRAELGQREAAAQALAAQLARADLRHRRLEEGSAQRARLWAREAEALRETNAFLQRALEAAVAAGDPGALAWAQEEARSWREVAEERGTRLGRVLAEAAVLTSRLQECQEALVAAGRTDMLKDAGTSNEVAAVEEVLRQALELARGPQEPPPAPQAEGEPGTVARMAMRLASLAATAQEETWQSRQQLQAQRQEMARLQEELSRARQDGERWASALQRAQREALEREATRGAEQARQQELIRDMKERLLELLREKDALWQKTEGIDTPMPGPVPRDPGLCARCHKDFRLLSRRYNCRLCQGKVCHACSVDMGKHGRCCLICYQQRHPQAT is encoded by the exons atggcaggggaaggggagctCAACCGTGTCATCAAGGACCTGCAGA AGACCGTGGCCGAGCTGAAATGCAGCTACCAGGAGCAGAACCTGCCGGTGACAGACGGGAGCCGggagctgcacagcctctgtgcccagctggagtTCCTCCTCCAG TTTGACCTCAAGGAGAAGAGGAGCTTCTTTGGGCAGCGCAAGGACTATTGGGACTTCTTGTGCCAAGGCCTAGCACGGTGCCGGCAGGAGCATGAAGGCATTCACTTCGTCACCTCCCTGGACAAG CTGAAGACCCCTGTGGGCAGGGGCCGAGCCTTTCTGCGATACTGCCTGGTGCACCGGCAGCTGGCAgagtccctgcagctctgcctcctcgACCCTGAGAGCCTCTG CGAGTGGTACTACGCCCGTAGCCCCTTCCTGAGCCCCAAACGGCGAGCAGAGATCCTGGGCAGCCTCTATGAGCTGGACTGTGTCACCTTCcacctggctctgcacaggagtgACCTGGACACCGCCTGGCCCATGTTCTCCGA GCCACTGGTACGGCCCAGCCCGGTGATGAGGCGCAGCCCAGCAAagacagccctgcagacagacAGGATCAGCACTGTGGCGCATGGATGTTCCCATGGCATTGGCCATCCCACTGTGGCACTCCATGAGGCaccagcccatccctgcccacccacttcagctgcccagcaggcagggagtgTGGAAATGGAAGATATAGAGGAAGATGTAGAGGATGGGGATGTGAAGAAGGACatggaagaggaggatgaagaggaagTGGAGAAGGATGACAGTAAGGATACAAAGGAGGTGAAGGTGGAGGACGTGGAAGTGGACGTGGAAGAGAATTTGGAAGAGAAGCATGAAGAGTTGGAGGAGGATGAGAAGGAGATGAAGGATGTGGATTTAGAGGAACTGGAGGATGCACATGGCACTGGCAAAGCAGCCCAGCCCAATGGTGCTGGAAAACCTGGCAAGTTCCCACTGTCCACTGGCACAAGGCGCATGCTGGGGTCCCTGTCACTGGTGCCCAGGCAGCCGGGTGGGACAGAGGAATCCCTGCAGGCACTGGTGTTGCAGCTGAGGGCCGAGCTGGGTCAGCGTGAGGCGGCGGCACAGGCGCTGGCGGCGCAGCTGGCGCGGGCGGACCTGCGGCACCGGCGGCTGGAGGAGGGCAGCGCCCAGCGGGCCCGGCTGTGGGCACGCGAGGCCGAGGCACTGCGGGAAACCAACGCCTTCCTGCAGCGGGCACTGGAGGCAGCGGTGGCAGCAGGGGACCCGGGGGCACTGGCATGGGCGCAGGAGGAGGCACGGAGCTGGCGAGAAGTGGCAGAGGAGCGGGGTACCCggctgggcagggtgctggcagAGGCGGCGGTGCTGACCTCGCGCCTGCAGGAATGCCAGGAAGCACTGGTGGCGGCAGGACGGACAGACATGCTGAAGGATGCTGGTACCTCAAATGAGGTGGCTGCCGTAGAGGAGGTGCTGCGGCAGGCACTGGAGCTCGCCCGTGGTCCCCAGGAGCCCCCACCAGCCCCCCAGGCAGAAGGGGAGCCCGGCACAGTCGCCCGCATGGCCATG CGcttggccagcctggctgccacagcacaggaggagaCCTGGCAGAGccggcagcagctccaggcccagcGACAGGAGATGGCAcggctgcaggaggagctcagcag GGCCCGGCAGGACGGTGAGCGCTGGGCATCGGCGCTGCAGCGGGCGCAGCGGGAGGCCCTGGAGCGGGAGGCCACGCGCGGCGCCGAGCAGGCACGGCAGCAGGAGCTCATCCGCGACATGAAGGAgcggctgctggagctgctgcg GGAGAAGGATGCCCTGTGGCAGAAGACAGAGGGCATTGACACCCCGATGCCCGGTCCGGTGCCCCGCGATCCAGGGTTGTGTGCCCGCTGCCACAAGGATTTCCGCCTCCTCTCCCGGCGGTACAACTGCAG gctgtgccagggcaagGTGTGCCACGCCTGCTCCGTGGACATGGGCAAGCACGGCCGATGCTGCCTGATTTGCTACCAGCAAAGGCACCCGCAGGCCACATGA
- the LOC119702990 gene encoding C-X-C chemokine receptor type 2-like → MESLSYSGDFSNIFYLYNYTYDYSTAMPDTAISSSPCRPESSVLNKYLVVVIYCLVFILSVVGNGLVVLVVTSIHTSRSVTDVYLLNLAVADLLFALTLPLWAAYRAHEWVFGTVMCKAISVLQEANFYSGILLLACISVDRYLAIVYATRAATEKRHWVKFVCLGIWVFSTLLSLPVLLFREAFHSPNNGTVCYERISGEDTAKWRVVLRILPQTFGFVLPLLVMLFCYGVTIHTLLQTKNAQKQRAMKVIFAVVLVFLVCWLPYNITLVSDTLMRTRAIAETCERRNRIDTALSVTQVLGFAHSCINPIIYAFIGQKFRNSFLKILAQRGLISKDAVARYGRASYASTSGNTSTTL, encoded by the coding sequence ATGGAGTCTTTGTCCTACAGTGGGGATTTCTCCAACATCTTCTACCTTTACAACTACACCTATGACTACAGCACAGCCATGCCTGACACTGCTATCTCATCCTCTCCGTGCCGGCCTGAAAGCTCTGTCCTCAACAAGTACCTGGTGGTGGTGATCTACTGCCTCGTCTTCATCCTCAGTGTGGTGGGGAACgggctggtggtgctggtggtgaCCTCCATCCACACCAGCCGCTCCGTCACCGACGTCTACCTGCTCAACCTGGCCGTGGCAGACCTGCTCTTCGCTTTGACCCTGCCGCTTTGGGCAGCCTACCGAGCCCACGAGTGGGTCTTTGGCACTGTGATGTGCAAAGCCATCTCCGTGCTGCAGGAAGCCAACTTCTACAGCGGCATCCTTCTGCTGGCCTGCATCAGTGTGGACCGCTACCTGGCCATTGTCTATGCCACACGGGCTGCCACTGAGAAGAGGCACTGGGTGAAGTTTGTCTGCTTGGGCATCTGGGTCTTCTCCAcgctgctctccctgcccgtGCTGCTCTTCCGCGAGGCTTTCCACTCACCCAACAATGGCACCGTGTGCTATGAGCGCATCAGTGGCGAGGACACGGCCAAGTGGCGGGTAGTGCTGCGGATCCTGCCGCAGACATTCGGCTTTGTCTTGCCCCTCCTGGTGATGCTCTTCTGCTATGGCGTCACCATCCACACCCTCCTGCAGACCAAGAATGCTCAGAAGCAGAGGGCCATGAAGGTCATCTTCGCTGTGGTGCTGGTGTTCCTCGTCTGCTGGCTGCCCTACAACATCACACTGGTGAGCGACACCCTCATGAGGACGCGGGCCATTGCCGAGACCTGTGAGAGGAGGAACCGCATCGACACAGCCCTCTCTGTCACGCAGGTCCTGGGCTTTGCCCACAGCTGCATCAACCCTATCATCTACGCCTTCATCGGTCAAAAGTTTCGCAACAGCTTCCTCAAGATCCTGGCGCAGCGTGGGCTGATCAGCAAGGATGCTGTTGCCCGCTACGGCCGTGCCTCCTATGCCTCCACTTCTGGCAATACATCCACCACCCTCTGA